Part of the Plectropomus leopardus isolate mb chromosome 7, YSFRI_Pleo_2.0, whole genome shotgun sequence genome, GCTTCCTTGAGATAAATTGCCACGCCCAGCATCTTTTTGCATCATTCAGAGAGGCACTGGCATTTAACTGCCATCTATGCTGAGCTGTATGATATGTCAgtcagaaaatatcaaaacaaagagaaaaagacaatttgtAGGAGCAGATCGGCTGAGCACTGAATGTTACTAGCGCTTTTATCACCATACACATTTTCCATCTGCTAAAGAAAATTTCTTTGTGGACACATGCTGAACATGGTTTTTTATAGTAGAATATTCGTAATATAGATTGTTGCAGTCAAACCTGTAACTATTTGTAATGTGAGAAGGACATCTTTGCATcctcagctttaaaaaaaatgcgaGAGCGTGCACCTTGGAAATTCCTATGcttcttttttcaacactttctcCAAGATCAGCGGTGCTGGCATTGGAGCTGGAGACCCAGCCAGCTCGCTGCCTACCTTTGACCTGTTGGAACCTTTAACTTGTTTATGAAGGTGAGGCTGCAAATTGATCAAGTCATTTTCCTTTATAAAAAGTTATATGAcaaagttatatatattttttctgtatagTAATCTTTAAATGAATGTCAAAGATAGTAGGCTTATCCCTAGGGACAAAATTAAtcatttctttttagttttttttgcatttgttttacagtaaattaggggaaaaaaataacttaacaaCCAATAAGAGTGCTTATGAAGGtaacaaaaatcaaaagatCTCAAACTCCTGGAAGCCATATGCACTTGCATGTTTCTGTCTTGTAATGTCTTCATTTTGCTTTTCCCTTTGttaaatgaagattttttttttaccttgaggAATGGCAGCACATGCTGTCAGCATCACCAGTAGGAGCAGCAATGCCATCTGATACATAGATGAGTAAACCATACAAAATGCTAGAAGTTAATACAATAAGACAGATATCACAATACTTTTCTCTACCAGTTTGTAATAGACTGAAAGTAGTTTGCCTTTTCTCAAACTGTCCTTCTACAATATACAATCAAGGTAGAAAAgggtaaaaatgtttgtaatgcaGTCATGTTAAATTCCTCTATTTTGCAATATATATCGTGCCTTGATCTTACCTTGAATCTTGTGTCACGATGTTGTGATGTTGTATTGTATGGGACTTCGATAACACGTTGTGCGACATTTATACTTTCACTGCTTCCTCATTGCAGTTATTAGCgatgtttttgtcttgtctcCTTCCGTGTATGCAATTTATGGCTTCAGATTCAGTAATTTGGAAATGTAGATTATTAACTGAGGGCTGTTAAAACTGTCTTATAAGGCATATTCAACTTATCAAATTAGACTTTGAACTGCTTAATCACTATACAATACTATCACTATATCTGATAATACTATCACTGCTTAATCACTATACAATATaagaaaacaaaggagaaaaaatacaaaaccattAACAATAtggttaaattaaataatggaagtaaatgtttttaacaattttattgGCATATCTGTGCGAATACCAATGTCAGTCTGTTGGTCTGTCCATATAAATCGCTTCCATATAGATAGATCCCTTAACTTTAATGGATTTTTGCCCACGGTTTGTCACCAGCAGTGTAAAATTATAGATTGCCATAAAATTTGGTGCAGTCAGTACAAACAATATGACTTGTAATCTGTACTGTCCTCTGACAGTAAAGCCTTATCTCACTTCCTCATACAACAAAGATAGACACTGCATGTGGACTtctacatttattcatttattacattcattcatcatatttgtgttttgcatttcacATCATCAAGCTAACCATTTACATAAcgtattttattcatgtttttgtgcattaCCCAATTCTATagtttattctatttttttaatactccACGACTGTTCTGCACCTTCTTGTACAGCTTgctgacatgctaaattattgcTGCATTTGCATGCTTCTGGGACAGTCCCAGTTTCTGAGTTGAGAAGTCACTCCTCCAACTTTAGTATGTTCATTAGCTTTAAGTTGTAATGTGAAAACATCATGGGTGCTGCAAAaacatgtgttgtgttttattgcccagagtgttaaaacaacattacattttgcagttttatatttcaaaagGATTTTGTCCCAGAATTGTTGCTACAGCAGTACATCCCCTAAAACTACCGAAATAATTGTTGCAAATTGCtttaacaaatgcaaataaaaaacttttctaaCTTATCTCAGTCACTCTACATGGTTACAACGTAACGTAATATGTTACACGCAATAGCCTATGtgtattaataaaatgtatgatATGTCTGAACATCTACTTTCCAAACCAAACATTTCATTCCATCTGCCAAATTTCTGCATTTATGAGGTCAATTTGGCAACGCATGTTCAAAAACGTTTGCAGTCTTTCGACTTGAGGATGCATTAAACCTGTGCGCCATCAGCAGGTTTGCATTTTCACTGTGAGCTTGTTAGCATACAGACATTGGCATTTAGCTCAAAGGAGCAGCCTCACGGAGCAGCTAGAATAACTGTTGACTTATTTGGTCTCACCCTACACCCTGTGCAAAGTGGTGCATAGCACAGTTCAACTGTCaatgaaaccaaaagttaaGTTCTGTTTACTCTTTCACTTTTATAGCTACAGTTCTTGTTATGCTGcttaaatgtcccaaaatatttGCTACAGTGCCATTACTGCTCTTATTGCATTACTCTCCACAAAGAACAGTGTGAATAGCAGTGCATCAGATGCAGGCACACTTAGCTTTTAAAGGGAATGAGAGATGACAATCTGATTGCTGAATCTATGATTAATCAGGGAACCAAATAAAACATCTTTGCCCCAATGTGCCTTActttgtgcccagagtatgcagCATTTAACTAGCAAAAGAGATGTTAGACACTTCTTAAATGCGTATACACCATGCACTTTGGAAAATGGACTCTAGGTTATATTGTTTAGATATGGACCTTTGTCTTGTTTCACTTTGTACAACACTTGAGCAAGGCTAGCTCCTATTTTCTCATTGTTCCAGCTACAGTATGGCCAAGAACATACATAAACAGGTAGACTGTGGGTACCACCCCCTTTCCCTAACCCTAATTTAACCCTTAGTATTAACTACTACAAAAGCTGACTTCtgtaaaataatagaaatactGTGTGCCATCAATTTAGATGGCTTAACTAAAGCTTCACGGTTCACGTCAGACTTCTGAAAGGAAATCAGATTTTGTGCTAATAGCTAATGGCCACTGACAATTCATGTAGACATACAACAGTCACcctgaataataataaaccaaCAGTTAATTGCAAACTCATGTTGCCCTACTTTTCATCAGGAACCTGTTAGCTTAATGCAAGAGGCTCCTCTAAGTTCTCACTCACAATGCTTAATTATATCAATGTGAATATCAAAATAGAAGTGTTAGAACAATAGGAAGTGCTTAAGGTTCTACATGATTTGCTAAGGATTTGAAGATATACAAAAGGGCCCAGATTCTCTGTGGTTCAATTTCTTCGCAAGAGCGTCAGTCTCCCACAAGTGTGAACTGTTGGAGATGCATGAGGTGGCAGTGTTGGATGCAATACGTAAGATCATCTATGTGCATAGAAACTTGTTGCTGTTAATTACCAGCCTGTGTATTTCTTCTCAATATGAATGTGGATCCATGGGACAGACTTGTAGTTTTACACAATGAGAGACTGCCAGCAATTGTCTAAACAGAATAAGTGCATGTACAATCAAAATTCCATGTGGGAGTATATGTGTGATTTACTATCAAAGAACTTGAGAGAGGTACTGAATCATGGAGAAACTTTAGTTTTCTGCCAATTCTCTAAATAAGCCCAGTTCATATATAGGGGAGTAATTACAAAGTGCTGAAGTACCATTGAATcaaaacattgtttattttggtgtctGAAATAGGTAAGTGCCAAGATCAGTGCAATTGAAACTCagttaaagctgcatttatcAAATTTTGTCCAGTAGGGggcataactttaaaaaaacaggctgaTAGATCCACAGCATTTCAGAGTGATACTTTTCTGTTGGGTAATCACAATGAGCATAAGATGTGGTCATTTgatatactttttgtttttttctattctgaTCAAGATCTCTATGTTTTGAAAAACTACAGGAAAATGAAAACCGTTCAGGAAATATTGTTCGTGAGCATAATCAGTTTTGCAGACTGAAGACTGACATTTAATCGAGAAACACTATTGAATGTCACATTTTGGCTAATAAGTACCTGTGACTTTTGCTGTTCTCACACCCATTTCCACATTTAATTCATATTCGTCCTTCTGATCTAAGAAAGTCAAAAGGATTACCAAACATGAACAACTTTCTCCCATATCTAAAAGCTAGAGAGCTAAAACTCAAACTTGTGCTGGCATAGGGTAAAAAGTCTTGACCTGCTCCATAGACAACAACTTGGAAAAGACATAATAGATGATGAGAGCACCTAGGGGAATGTTTTGAGTATATAGCTACATTTTAGgtttcagaactgagaacacCATAATAGAAAAAAGTTCATTTGggtatataaaagaaaataaacttttcgTGGGTCCACAAAATAAGTTAGCAGGCCAAGACTATGTATACATCTGTGACAAATTTTAGACTTACTTCTCAGGTTTCTTTGAAAGAGATatctcatgttcacaaatatttattttactctcATAGGCCACTGAAATAACATCGGAATTCTTAATGTAGAGGGTGTTCCCTTTTAAAGCTACATTATTGCCAAAGACATAAGTTATCAAAGATAACCAGAAAACTACTTTACTTGTAAACTCTAGTGTATATGTTGATGAGCATAGAAGCACAAAATGTGTGATAGATGGCAATGGTTTAATGTTTAGACACAGACCTTTATTTTATCTTCTATCACCACTCTGTCTGTGATCTGGAACTCCAGTGCACCCCAGTTGAGGACGTTCCCTGGAGTGAAGTTGAGTTCATCCATGTACTTCTGGATCTGACATGGGGATAGGACGTAGTCCCACATGTGGACATCGGACATCATGCCGACGAAAGACTGATTCATGTCAAAGTCTCCACCATGGGAATCTTGCTCCTGTAGATTGCAGAGGTTTAagatacagtaaataaaagCCAAATTGTGCCATGTTTGCATTGAAATCTTTACACTGGAGACAAACAAATCATCTGTCAACAGTTAACAATATAACAATGTACAGCATTTGTTTAAGGACCATGGTGTGCATTCATACAACTGTACCTGTCCTAACATAATTATAGTGTCTCCTCTGATTTGTATTCCAGTGCCGAGAAATTTCTTAATTGAAGGTTTTCCATCAAGCCACAGCTGCACCAGTCCAGACGTAGGGTCCCATGTTGTACAAATGGAGTGCCACATGTTTGGCTTGTAGTCCTGCCCtccatattttacatttttatcccAAATATGGGGCTCCATCTCTTTGTTTACTGCGTCCCAGATTATCAGAATGGCATTGGAGTTAGAGGGTGTGGACACAGAGATAAAGGCATGGTCTCTTGTAAGTTCTGTAAAGGATCTGTAGACATTGCAAAAATATAATCATGCATTATAGATTTCACAGTCAGAGATGCAGTgggttgttttttgcattttgcacatTCATTGTTACCTGTGACACACAGTTACAGCACTGAGATCCTGTCTTGATGTTGTCAGTCTCACATGAGCAGAGTTTGAATATTGTGGAAAGGTGAACATTTTACCTGACAGATCTGAAAATTGAGAGAGagaatttttgttgttgttgttggcatagactctaatttttaaaaccattaaGTAAGGCTTAAAGCTTACTGTTAtcattcttcttattattattgttattattattattatacataaatTGTGGGAACACGTAAcatattatgattttaatttatgtaaaatCCTCCTGCAGGAAATTAGAAGAATGCGGCTCTTGAACTTAATTGTCATACATGTGAACATGCATGTAAACTTTGCTCTGCATGTCATCCTTTAAGATTTAGAAGGAGAagtggaagagggatccctcctcagtcactcttcctgaggtttctaccatttttttccacctgttGTTCagattgtgatttgtgataatgggctttaaaattgaattgatttaagcatttttgcttattgttttgTCCAATATCTATTAATTTTGCACACATTCTTACATAGGGGATTTTCCTCACAAATGAAGTATAAAGTTCCAGATTAAAAGCGGATTGAGCACTACTGTTTTCATTGTGACgagtaaataaaatgtcttcaattaAGAAAATTCACActtagttaaaaataaaaatacccaaGTTTCATATTGAAACATAATATTGtaatttgcttttcttttaactttgtAGAAATTTATCAACAATACAAAAAGTATTTGTTGCAACAAATGAAATAGATATTGTATATGCCAAGAGACAACATTGGTAATTTGGATaacaatatttgacatttttgtctaatTAAAGAGTCCTGTTTTATCTAAAGGAATAAGgtagaaatataattttttttttgtgcctcaaGAGCACTGAATGACGTGTGTGCAGAAAAAGCAAAGTTAAAGGTAAATGTCAAAAGATTGCTACAAACATTgacatttaaatcttttaatttatttatttttatttattttgttattattttattattacctTCTGGACTTGCATCACATGCTGTCAGCATCACCACCAGCAGCAAAGACTTCATCTAGCACAAAGTTAAAAAGACACCATGAAAAAcactctttgtgtcttttaaacTACATCTCTGTGTCAAAGACTAGAAATTAATTTACTCTTAAACTTCAACTACTTCAACAAATAATACAtgtggaaaatgtaaaataatcacaacaaaaaaaaaaaaagttagactCACTTTTAATTTCCAGTTTTGCCTGTCCTAGAAGTCTGTGTCTGGATGTTGTGATCGGTGGCAAAGGGTTCGTGAGTTTATAACACTCACCGTTTCCCTGTTTTTCTATGCATGTCTCTGCATTTCCTTCCTTTAGTCAGTCtacttcagcattttttggcatCAGAATACCATTGTGTGAAAAAAACGTTACCCCACACAAAGTGTTTCTCTCTGAATCAGCAAAGTTTGGAACAAAAGCTCTTCCTCATGTTGAAATAGTCGTTGTTTTGTGTTACATACACATATAATTGTGAAGACCTCAACAAAGCTCAAGTGATGTTGGCCtacatgtgacattttttgtctcttttgttcaGAGAATTTAATTCACTGTCTTGAAAACTGTCAATTCTTAAAGACTGCAGAGTACAATATTTTCATAGATCATAGTAGTTGCTCAAttatctgtgttgtttttgtgttttgaaaaaatccaTCCTTGTTACACATGCATAGGCAGATCATCTGCACACATCATTTCATCTGCACATTAAGTTGATCACTTATGACTTACTTGAGAAATCTTGCACGCTTTCTTCATTCACTTCAGATTAAATAACTTGACTTCAGATTAAATAACTTGACATAACAACAACGTTGAGGGcataaccttttttatttttttcatatgcagTAAAGGACATGTGCATGTAGCAATGCAGTTTTCACTGGTGGGTGGACTGAGGTTTTGCTTATTAAGACTCTTGTATCCATGTGAAattgtatgtgcatgtgtaatTGCACCTGACAATGATGTAACAATACATGAAAGACACACTCTATAATGAAGAACCAGTGGATTTTCAGGTCTTTGATGTTTCAGACGAAAATTGTTACTTGAACAGAGCTAAAAAGACCCTCatatgtaaaacagaaaaaaaaaggatttagaaaatagcacttttttatttatgagaaATCATTTTAGACAAGAAGTAGGCATGATTCAATTAAACCCTTAACATTACCAAAAACCAGATTTTGACTCTTTAAGACTGTGATAAGACTGtgatggttttgttttattgtttagaCACAggtcatttgtttattttctagtCGCACTCTCTCTATTATCTGGAACTCCAGCGCACTCCAGTTGAGGACGTTTCCTGAAGTAAAGTTGAGTTCATCCGTATACTTCTGGATCTCACAAGGGGAGAGGACATAGTCCCACATGTGGATATCAGACATCATGCCAACGAAAGACTGCTTCGAGTCAAAGCCTCCACCATGGGAATCCTGCTCCTGTAGATTGTAGAGGTGTAAGATACAGTAAATAAGAAATAACTTGCAATGTTTGTATTGAAATCTGTATACTAGAGAGACATTTACAGCATTTGTTTTAAGACCACTGTACCTGTCCTATAAGAATTATAGTGGATCCTCTGATGCCTGCTCCAGAGCTGACATATTTCCTAATCGAAGGTTTTCCATCAAACCACAGCTGCACCAGTCCAGTCGTAGAATCCCATGTGGTACAGATGGAGTGCCACGTGTTCAGCTTGTAGTCCTGCCCTGCAAATTCCGTCTTTTTATCCTTGATATGGGGCTCCAACTCCTTGTTTGCCTCATCCCAGAAAATCAGAAAGCCATTTGCATTGGAAGGTGTGGACAAAGAGAAGAGGATGTGGTCTCTTTTGAGATCTGTAAAGGATCTATAGATATGGCAAAGACATTATCATACTTCTCGCTGTCAAGAGATTCAGgttgttttatgcattttgcaAATTCAGTTACCTGTGACAGATGGTTACAGCATCGAACTCCTGTTTTGTTGTGGTCATTTGCACACGTGCTGTGTTGCTTTGTAGTGGGAAGGTGAACATTTTTCCTGACAGATCTGAAAAGAGAGTATAgtattttataataatacatttctcTCTTAACAGATCTGACCAATAAGGTGAAGGTAAAACTTgactaaatgtatttttatgatgtttttttagaaGATTGAGTTGGTGATGATTAttactgatattattttttatttttttatctttttatttatttatttatttatttttggtttgccttttcttttatcCACCAGTATTTTTGGCTATATCGAGCAGTTCCAGGCACATGGACACCCAGGCAAGCTTCCCTGGTGCcaaccataaaataaaatgcatcattttaaatattattcaaattattgttattaccatTTAAATTGTATGTGTTTATTACTAACACGAAGAGCTAATGAGACattaacacagacaaacaacttcccaaataataataattttaaaaaatggtatgtGCACTACGGTACGcctcttcattttctcttattcAAGTGCACCCCCCGTACACACCGCTCAACTATTAACgttatgtttgatatttttaatgtccaaaaaaaaaaagaaaagaaaaatggaaaattgaTAGGTCGCTGCCTATGTTGCCTATACATAGATCCACCAAAGGTgtcgagaaaaaaaacaatttcacgGTCAGTTATGAAACCATAAAGACAACCAAGAATGACATTTAGACAatgctgttgtttatttttctgttggcATGTTAGATTTATTACAAATCATcttgataattttgtaaaacaagTAAGCTGAGAATTATAAAAGTGTGtgaaaatggaatataataaattatattaacagataaaatagaTATGTGTGCGTAGACAACATTGGTGGTATAGGACAAGATATTTAtatcttttgttcttttcagtCTGCCGTATTTGTTAGAAGAGTATTGTGTGATATGTGCGGAAAAGTACACTTAAAGGTAACTTGCACCAAACTGCATCAGATCCCCTTAGTGAAggaagaatttatttatttatttaccttgtGGACTTGCATCACATGCTGTCAGCAccgacagcagcagcaaaaactTCATCTAACACAAATAGAAAAAGACATCATGAAAAATGGTCTCTATTTTTTTGATACAATGAATCCAACACTTTTGAGACGCTACTCGCACTTTGTGTGCCTGTTTTTACCTTGGACTGCTACAATACACAATACAGGTGggtaaagtttaaaataaaaaataaaaaaaaaactgttttgcatgTCTTACCTTAAAATCTGTGTGTTGATGTTGTAATCAGCAGTAGGACTGTGAGTATACTCAGTGCTTCCTTATatctctctgcatctctgtgcTTCCTTTATCtacttctatatttttttggcttcagaTTCCTGTTACGTAAAAAAAGGCGTTATCATACCCAAAGTGTTTTTCACTGAATCAACAAAATTTACAATGAAAGCTTTTCCTCATGTTGAAACATTAATTGTTCTGTATTACAAATGTACATTACAAGTACAGTAGGCCTACATGTGACCACATTTTAATCACTGTCTTGTTTTTACTACATCTAAATGAAATAATGGCCAAGTcaagacaattttatttataaagcccattatcacaaaacacagtttgcctcagagggctttacattatgacatccctctgcccttagatcctcacatcatctaaggaaaaactcctcccaaaaaaccctgtaacaggggaaaaaatgttagaaacctCAACCCCACCAACCTTTAGTATAGCTTGCAGAGAATATATTAATTTCTACTTTCTTAAATTGTTCCTTTACTatctgtgtgatgttttgtgttttacatctATCCTTGTTATTCATGACATGCTCATCTGTGCACATCAATTAA contains:
- the LOC121945660 gene encoding uncharacterized protein LOC121945660; its protein translation is MKSLLLVVMLTACDASPEDLSGKMFTFPQYSNSAHVRLTTSRQDLSAVTVCHRSFTELTRDHAFISVSTPSNSNAILIIWDAVNKEMEPHIWDKNVKYGGQDYKPNMWHSICTTWDPTSGLVQLWLDGKPSIKKFLGTGIQIRGDTIIMLGQEQDSHGGDFDMNQSFVGMMSDVHMWDYVLSPCQIQKYMDELNFTPGNVLNWGALEFQITDRVVIEDKIKMALLLLLVMLTACAAIPQDLSGKMFTFPQSTNSDHVRLTTPRQVLGAVTVCLRSFSDFRRALSLFSLATPSVFNEILIIMDTANDEIDLWIRNNHVDFRGQDYSLNTWHSVCCTWDSVSGLTQLWLDGKPSSRRLISSGSSINGPIIIVLGQDQDSHGGGFDINQSFVGMMSDLHMWDYILSPCEMRNYTDHLNFPSGNLLNWSTLEFQTIGRVLVEDKQKTYC
- the LOC121945112 gene encoding serum amyloid P-component-like, translating into MKFLLLLSVLTACDASPQDLSGKMFTFPLQSNTARVQMTTTKQEFDAVTICHRSFTDLKRDHILFSLSTPSNANGFLIFWDEANKELEPHIKDKKTEFAGQDYKLNTWHSICTTWDSTTGLVQLWFDGKPSIRKYVSSGAGIRGSTIILIGQEQDSHGGGFDSKQSFVGMMSDIHMWDYVLSPCEIQKYTDELNFTSGNVLNWSALEFQIIERVRLENKQMTCV